Proteins from one Ketobacter alkanivorans genomic window:
- a CDS encoding oxygenase MpaB family protein, protein MSVSNSVEVVVKQKAITREDLQSRLEDMSKRVLDSRVGLYGPESMSWRVNRHTSVMMGAGCANLLQLAHPWVSQAIDQHSQTQTDPLGRLRRTFLNVHAMVFGSLDQVLDSAIKVHNIHAKITGQVSESAGKTKKGSAYFANQVGAMLWVHATLWVTGLRVYELFHQPLTADEKEQYYQESKMFAFLFGIPESAMPETWGDFLAYYNDVVNSDELAVGEVGRQLVEYIFSMKWYLKPLLNRHKMHTAMLLPDRLREDFGFPEITVNMQRSFDFDITFARRFFNVAPQSVKYLPPYIEATQRIQGEKAGPVTRMTNRVIYGQPLLVS, encoded by the coding sequence ATGTCAGTCAGTAATTCTGTAGAAGTGGTTGTAAAACAGAAGGCGATCACCAGAGAAGACCTTCAAAGTCGCTTGGAAGATATGTCCAAACGTGTGCTGGATTCGAGGGTGGGATTGTATGGCCCTGAATCCATGTCTTGGCGGGTGAACCGTCATACCTCTGTCATGATGGGCGCGGGTTGCGCCAACCTGTTGCAATTGGCTCACCCCTGGGTATCCCAGGCTATTGATCAGCACTCCCAGACCCAGACAGATCCCCTGGGTCGTTTACGCCGCACGTTTTTGAACGTTCATGCCATGGTGTTTGGCAGCCTGGATCAGGTGCTGGATTCCGCCATCAAAGTGCATAACATTCACGCCAAAATCACCGGTCAGGTGAGTGAAAGCGCGGGTAAGACCAAAAAGGGCAGTGCTTATTTTGCCAATCAGGTAGGCGCGATGCTGTGGGTACACGCTACGTTGTGGGTGACCGGGTTGCGTGTGTATGAATTGTTTCACCAGCCGCTCACCGCTGACGAAAAAGAGCAGTACTATCAGGAATCCAAAATGTTTGCCTTTCTGTTTGGCATTCCTGAATCGGCTATGCCAGAAACCTGGGGTGATTTTTTGGCGTATTACAACGACGTAGTGAATTCCGATGAGCTGGCAGTAGGTGAGGTTGGCAGGCAATTGGTGGAATACATCTTCAGCATGAAGTGGTATCTGAAACCGTTGTTAAATCGCCACAAAATGCATACCGCAATGTTGTTGCCGGATCGGCTGCGTGAGGATTTTGGCTTTCCCGAGATAACAGTAAATATGCAACGAAGCTTCGACTTTGATATAACCTTTGCCCGCAGGTTCTTTAATGTCGCACCACAATCGGTTAAGTATTTGCCGCCTTATATTGAAGCAACCCAACGCATTCAGGGTGAAAAAGCGGGCCCAGTTACCCGTATGACGAACCGTGTGATTTATGGTCAGCCGTTGCTGGTGTCCTAG
- a CDS encoding beta-lactamase hydrolase domain-containing protein → MLNDHPINVPNLCSPNPDTLACGLPSEQDLKDAAQKGIKTVINLCPVEETPPSEPEAVAQLGMTYINIPIRGPQDLTRDAAKQLAEIMDDCSNHPVLIHCRSANRVGALITLKEYWHEGKSQEEALAVGRRSGLTMLEQGVIEIMRQQPA, encoded by the coding sequence ATGCTGAACGACCACCCAATCAACGTCCCGAATTTATGCAGCCCCAACCCCGATACCCTGGCGTGTGGCTTGCCCAGCGAACAGGATTTAAAGGACGCCGCCCAAAAAGGCATCAAAACCGTTATCAATCTGTGCCCTGTGGAAGAAACCCCACCCAGCGAGCCGGAAGCCGTCGCTCAATTGGGGATGACCTATATAAACATCCCCATTCGTGGCCCACAGGATCTCACCCGTGATGCAGCAAAACAGTTGGCAGAGATAATGGACGACTGCAGCAATCACCCTGTGCTGATCCACTGCCGTAGCGCCAACCGTGTGGGTGCACTGATAACACTGAAAGAATATTGGCATGAAGGCAAAAGCCAGGAGGAAGCCCTCGCAGTGGGCCGTCGCTCGGGGCTCACCATGCTGGAACAAGGCGTCATTGAAATTATGCGTCAACAACCCGCCTGA
- a CDS encoding ArsR/SmtB family transcription factor produces the protein MTIANLEELRHHAQDAAKLMQALSNPNRLMIMCALSQGEHCVSELNEELALSQSALSQHLAVLRKQGLVSTRRQAQTIYYSVAEGPAMDIVALLHQHFCGKS, from the coding sequence ATGACTATTGCCAATCTAGAAGAATTACGACACCACGCACAGGATGCCGCCAAGCTGATGCAGGCGCTGTCCAACCCTAACCGGCTGATGATCATGTGCGCCCTGTCTCAAGGGGAACACTGCGTAAGCGAGCTGAATGAGGAGCTGGCCCTTTCTCAGTCGGCACTGTCACAGCATTTGGCAGTACTGCGCAAGCAGGGCTTGGTAAGCACTCGACGCCAAGCTCAGACCATCTATTATTCGGTGGCAGAGGGTCCTGCCATGGATATCGTCGCGCTACTGCATCAACACTTCTGCGGAAAATCCTGA
- a CDS encoding MBL fold metallo-hydrolase, with protein sequence MNSPIIKTFFDQSTYTFSYVVHGAPEGPCAIIDPVLDFDAKAARISTTSAQLILDYIAELNLSVEWILETHAHADHLSAAHWLKQQAGGNIAIGEGITGVQAHFSKLFNLGPEFVADGSQFDYLFQAGERLAIGSLECEVLFTPGHTPACVSYKIADAVFVGDTLFTPDYGTARADFPGGDAQALYRSIQQLLSLPAETRLFMCHDYLPNGRAPKWETTVAEQRKHNLMVHQGVSEADFVAARHAKDASLAAPVLILPALQVNIRAGQLPPAESNGTQYLKLPINRI encoded by the coding sequence ATGAACTCCCCTATTATCAAGACATTTTTCGATCAGTCTACCTATACCTTCAGTTATGTGGTGCATGGAGCACCAGAGGGGCCATGTGCCATCATTGACCCGGTTCTGGATTTTGATGCAAAAGCCGCCCGAATATCCACAACCTCAGCGCAATTGATTCTTGATTATATTGCAGAACTAAATCTAAGCGTGGAGTGGATTTTAGAAACTCATGCCCATGCGGATCATCTGTCGGCAGCCCACTGGCTTAAGCAGCAGGCAGGTGGAAACATTGCCATTGGTGAAGGTATCACTGGAGTGCAGGCGCATTTCTCCAAGCTGTTTAACTTAGGGCCTGAGTTTGTAGCTGATGGCTCCCAGTTTGATTACCTGTTCCAGGCAGGTGAACGGCTTGCCATTGGGTCATTGGAGTGTGAAGTGTTGTTTACCCCAGGCCATACCCCTGCCTGCGTCAGTTATAAAATTGCAGACGCAGTGTTTGTGGGGGATACCCTGTTCACGCCTGACTACGGCACCGCTCGTGCAGACTTTCCCGGCGGTGATGCGCAGGCTCTTTATCGGTCCATTCAGCAGTTACTGTCTCTGCCTGCAGAAACCCGCTTGTTCATGTGCCACGATTATCTACCCAATGGTCGAGCCCCTAAATGGGAAACCACCGTTGCCGAGCAGCGAAAGCACAATCTGATGGTGCACCAGGGGGTGTCGGAAGCGGATTTTGTGGCGGCCCGTCACGCAAAGGATGCCAGTCTGGCGGCCCCGGTACTGATATTGCCTGCTTTGCAGGTAAATATCAGAGCCGGTCAGTTGCCGCCAGCAGAAAGCAACGGTACTCAGTATCTCAAATTGCCGATTAATCGGATTTGA
- a CDS encoding PhoX family protein, with protein MKDELQYDNDNEISNPTDNRPFEDILQASLGRRKVLMGGMGLAAASFVAAPSLASAGHRHWPERKPLIGFTPVALEDGSGAMPSISADYEYDVMIPWGEPLEPSGPAFSWPPKAADQAKQIGIGHDGMAYFPIDQKEWALFGNKFNRGNKHRRGNRHGMLAINHEFGGNHHVLGKSAPESLEEVRTSQHAHGVSIVEIKQGRNKWRQVESKNARRIHVNTPVTFSGPAAGHALLQTPAGNIPLGTVNNCSSGATPWGTYLTCEENFNGYFGATNKEQTWSPTESHNRYGFSRGGFGYGWEKFDARFDLSNPDYRNEENRFGWVVEIDPFDATQTPVKRTALGRVKHEGATSVIGHNGRAVVYMGDDQRFDYIYKFVSADHYKKMLAAGKSPLDEGVLYVARFNEDGSGDWLPLTLDNADLAARFADMGELLVNTRIAADIVGATPMDRPEWTTVAPNGDVYCTLTNNSRRTEADAANPLAPNPDGHIIRWHDADEHTGTTFKWDIFLIAETTHGTEESFASPDGLWADPDGRLFIQTDGGQKNGLNNQMLVADTTTGKLSRLLTGVYGDEITGIAVTPDRCTMFVNTQHPGNGDPSVTNFPAPQDGVTVPRDCTIVITKKDGGIIGS; from the coding sequence ATGAAAGACGAATTGCAATACGACAACGACAATGAAATCAGTAACCCTACCGATAATCGACCTTTCGAGGACATCCTGCAGGCTAGCCTTGGCCGCCGCAAGGTATTGATGGGCGGCATGGGTTTGGCAGCCGCCTCTTTTGTGGCCGCTCCTAGCCTGGCCAGTGCTGGCCACCGCCACTGGCCAGAACGCAAACCGCTGATTGGTTTTACGCCTGTTGCGCTGGAAGATGGCAGCGGCGCTATGCCGTCGATTTCCGCTGATTATGAATACGATGTCATGATCCCCTGGGGTGAGCCACTGGAACCAAGTGGCCCGGCTTTCAGTTGGCCTCCCAAGGCGGCAGACCAAGCTAAGCAAATCGGTATTGGTCATGACGGCATGGCTTACTTTCCCATCGATCAGAAAGAATGGGCGTTATTTGGCAACAAATTCAACCGAGGCAATAAACATCGCCGCGGTAATCGTCACGGCATGCTGGCCATCAACCATGAGTTTGGCGGCAATCATCATGTGCTGGGCAAAAGCGCACCGGAGAGCCTGGAAGAAGTACGCACATCACAACACGCTCACGGCGTTTCCATTGTGGAAATCAAACAAGGTCGCAACAAGTGGCGACAAGTTGAAAGTAAAAATGCACGCCGTATCCATGTAAATACACCGGTCACGTTCAGCGGGCCGGCTGCAGGCCATGCACTGCTGCAAACACCGGCAGGCAATATCCCACTGGGCACCGTCAACAATTGTTCATCTGGCGCTACCCCGTGGGGCACCTACCTGACCTGTGAAGAGAATTTTAACGGCTATTTCGGCGCGACCAATAAAGAACAGACCTGGTCACCCACTGAATCTCACAATCGCTATGGTTTCTCAAGGGGCGGCTTTGGTTATGGCTGGGAGAAATTCGACGCCCGCTTTGATCTGTCCAACCCCGATTATCGCAATGAAGAAAATCGCTTTGGCTGGGTAGTGGAAATTGATCCGTTCGACGCTACCCAAACCCCAGTCAAGCGCACGGCCCTGGGCCGGGTCAAACACGAAGGCGCTACTTCGGTAATTGGTCACAATGGTCGCGCGGTGGTTTATATGGGCGATGATCAGCGCTTCGATTACATCTATAAGTTCGTTTCAGCGGATCACTACAAGAAAATGCTGGCAGCAGGTAAAAGCCCGCTGGATGAAGGCGTTCTGTACGTTGCCCGCTTCAACGAAGATGGCAGCGGTGACTGGCTGCCCTTGACTTTGGATAACGCTGACCTCGCGGCACGCTTTGCTGACATGGGAGAGTTGCTGGTGAACACCCGTATCGCCGCAGACATCGTGGGCGCAACCCCCATGGATCGCCCTGAGTGGACTACGGTAGCACCCAACGGTGACGTCTATTGCACTCTGACCAACAACAGCCGTCGCACCGAAGCCGATGCCGCCAACCCGTTGGCCCCGAACCCCGACGGTCACATCATCCGTTGGCATGATGCCGATGAGCACACCGGCACCACGTTTAAGTGGGACATCTTCCTGATCGCTGAGACCACACACGGCACAGAAGAATCGTTCGCCTCTCCAGACGGTTTGTGGGCCGATCCCGATGGCCGCCTGTTTATCCAAACCGACGGTGGCCAAAAAAACGGCCTGAATAATCAGATGTTGGTTGCAGACACAACCACCGGCAAACTGAGCCGACTGCTTACTGGCGTCTACGGCGACGAAATCACTGGCATCGCCGTCACCCCGGATCGCTGCACCATGTTCGTCAATACGCAGCACCCCGGTAACGGTGATCCATCCGTGACCAACTTTCCAGCACCACAGGATGGCGTAACGGTGCCCCGCGACTGCACCATCGTCATCACCAAAAAAGACGGCGGCATCATCGGCTCCTAG
- a CDS encoding winged helix-turn-helix domain-containing protein, translating into MMRGIEYHFEDFCLMPDQARLLKGEREIKMAPKIFQFLSMLVQAENTLVEREALFETLWQGRAVSDESLAQVVAQCRRALGDSASRQALVQTIPKRGFRFVPDIRVMHSSVRKKMPSLMVALQEGDPEESLYVRSR; encoded by the coding sequence ATGATGAGAGGAATCGAATACCACTTTGAAGACTTCTGTCTTATGCCGGATCAAGCGCGTTTATTGAAAGGTGAGCGTGAAATTAAAATGGCGCCCAAGATATTTCAATTTCTGAGCATGCTGGTGCAAGCAGAAAATACCCTGGTAGAGCGCGAGGCCCTGTTTGAAACATTGTGGCAAGGGCGCGCTGTATCGGACGAATCCCTGGCTCAGGTCGTCGCACAGTGTCGTCGCGCTTTAGGCGACAGCGCCTCCCGACAGGCTTTGGTTCAAACCATACCCAAAAGAGGCTTCAGATTTGTGCCTGATATTCGGGTAATGCATTCCTCGGTACGAAAAAAGATGCCGTCGTTGATGGTTGCTCTGCAGGAGGGCGACCCGGAAGAAAGCCTGTATGTCAGAAGTCGATGA
- a CDS encoding mechanosensitive ion channel family protein, protein MMLRLALLLIASLISAISFAEDSPTIRDVLEADSRSEEVLEQARDEAAAIKPGETPLSTILAIRDAGTNKDWATAATYLDTRYLPEEMQDSDPKELIRQLSIVWNQHRIIDFSALSNKPEGHLDDKLPSYRDFLGNLPLTRNDSIPVYLQRIPDGNGGRVWKISNATARHIPVLWEIYGYNPFIIQLEDHLPDFNILHLQNWQVVGLMLIAVGAALIAYCLRWIILKLIALSDRYRDTMHQLAAVPMPGFVFFKLLQMGVAELGLSIKARVYLNEAALGYIAGTFLLLASIEFFTALFLSRAANQQYWSGIIRPVRTIIKIVGVIIIFLLWLSDAGYEIDTVLAGLGIGSLALALAAQKTLENVIGAITLYIAQPIRPGDFCKVGDITGIVEEIGLRSTRIRRLDRSVVHVPNSSLVSVSLENISENDRRRYTRQLRLALDATPDQLRITLQKLRELLHSHPRLLDIAVRARFESIERDAYVIGLNAYIDSSDFELYLAVSEDLNLRILNILQECGVLLAIPEQRLLIKRDSTAPSDTTKQEEAAESVLALEQSNQLAFPDFTDAEKASLRGQIQYPERGHQER, encoded by the coding sequence ATGATGCTGCGTCTAGCCCTATTGCTAATAGCGTCCCTGATTTCAGCTATTTCGTTTGCCGAAGACTCTCCTACCATTCGCGATGTTCTAGAGGCTGATTCGCGATCGGAAGAGGTATTGGAGCAGGCGCGGGACGAGGCAGCCGCGATCAAGCCAGGAGAAACGCCACTCTCCACAATCCTCGCAATCCGAGATGCAGGCACAAACAAAGACTGGGCCACTGCCGCCACCTATTTGGACACCCGCTATTTACCCGAGGAAATGCAAGACAGCGACCCGAAGGAGCTGATACGCCAGCTGTCCATCGTCTGGAACCAGCATCGCATCATTGATTTCTCTGCACTGAGCAACAAGCCTGAAGGACACCTTGATGACAAGCTACCCAGCTATCGGGATTTCTTGGGCAATCTACCGCTGACCCGCAACGACAGCATACCGGTCTATTTACAGCGGATTCCTGATGGCAACGGTGGCAGGGTCTGGAAGATTTCCAATGCCACTGCGCGCCACATCCCCGTCCTGTGGGAAATCTATGGGTATAACCCGTTCATTATACAACTCGAGGACCATCTTCCTGACTTCAATATTCTGCACCTGCAGAACTGGCAGGTGGTGGGCTTGATGCTGATCGCAGTTGGAGCCGCGCTGATTGCATACTGCCTGCGCTGGATAATATTAAAGCTTATCGCCCTGTCTGATCGCTATCGTGACACCATGCATCAGCTGGCGGCTGTGCCTATGCCAGGGTTTGTGTTTTTCAAACTGCTGCAAATGGGCGTAGCTGAATTGGGTTTGTCTATTAAAGCCCGCGTTTATTTAAACGAAGCCGCGCTGGGCTACATCGCCGGTACTTTTCTACTTCTGGCCAGCATTGAATTCTTCACCGCCCTCTTCCTGTCTCGTGCCGCCAACCAGCAGTATTGGTCTGGAATTATTCGCCCTGTGCGCACCATTATTAAAATTGTCGGGGTGATTATTATCTTCCTGCTCTGGCTATCGGATGCTGGTTATGAAATCGATACCGTACTGGCAGGACTGGGCATCGGCTCTCTTGCCTTGGCTTTGGCGGCCCAGAAGACACTGGAAAACGTAATTGGAGCAATCACTTTATACATTGCACAACCGATCCGACCAGGCGACTTCTGTAAAGTAGGCGATATTACCGGCATTGTAGAAGAGATAGGTTTGCGCTCCACCCGCATACGCAGGCTAGATCGTTCTGTAGTTCATGTACCTAATTCTTCTCTGGTGTCCGTTAGTCTGGAAAATATCAGCGAAAACGATCGTCGCCGCTATACCCGTCAACTTCGATTGGCACTGGATGCGACTCCCGATCAGTTACGCATAACACTGCAGAAATTGCGCGAGCTACTCCACAGTCATCCTCGATTATTAGATATCGCTGTACGGGCACGCTTTGAGAGCATAGAGCGGGATGCCTACGTTATTGGCCTGAATGCTTATATCGACAGTTCTGATTTTGAACTGTATCTGGCGGTATCAGAGGACCTGAATCTGCGCATACTGAATATACTGCAGGAATGCGGTGTGCTGCTTGCGATACCCGAGCAACGCTTGCTGATCAAACGAGACTCTACCGCCCCCTCTGATACCACCAAACAGGAGGAAGCGGCCGAGTCGGTCCTCGCGCTGGAGCAAAGCAACCAGCTGGCGTTTCCCGATTTCACCGATGCAGAAAAAGCCAGCCTGCGCGGCCAAATTCAGTATCCCGAGCGAGGGCATCAGGAACGCTGA
- a CDS encoding YebC/PmpR family DNA-binding transcriptional regulator — translation MGRAYQNRKDSMAKTAAAKTKVYSKYGREIYVAAKNSGTDPNNNITLRSLIDRAKKDQVPTHVIDKAIEKASGGAGEDFLPALYEGIGPGGCMVLVSALTDNGNRTFGEIRGVFTKCKAKLGTQGSVSHMFDHRAMFVFPGEDEDAVLEALLTADVDVSDIEQEDGMITVLVPPTEFFKAKTSIAEAVPGVEFEMEEITYLPQTSHPISEEDAEQFERFVGLLNDLDDVQEIYHNGEFSD, via the coding sequence ATGGGCCGAGCATATCAGAACCGCAAAGATTCCATGGCCAAAACGGCCGCCGCCAAGACCAAGGTGTACTCTAAATACGGCCGTGAGATTTACGTGGCCGCAAAGAACAGCGGCACTGACCCCAACAACAACATCACGCTGCGCAGCTTGATTGATCGGGCCAAAAAAGATCAGGTTCCCACCCACGTAATCGACAAGGCAATCGAGAAGGCCAGTGGCGGCGCCGGTGAAGATTTCCTGCCGGCACTGTACGAGGGCATTGGCCCCGGAGGATGCATGGTTCTGGTAAGCGCACTGACCGATAACGGCAATCGAACGTTCGGCGAAATAAGGGGCGTGTTCACCAAGTGCAAGGCAAAACTGGGCACTCAAGGCTCCGTTTCCCATATGTTTGATCATCGCGCCATGTTTGTGTTCCCAGGGGAAGATGAAGACGCGGTGCTGGAAGCGCTACTAACCGCTGATGTCGATGTCAGCGACATTGAGCAGGAAGACGGTATGATTACCGTGCTGGTGCCACCAACGGAATTTTTCAAAGCCAAAACGTCGATAGCCGAGGCGGTGCCAGGTGTTGAATTCGAGATGGAGGAAATCACCTATCTTCCACAGACATCGCACCCCATATCGGAGGAAGACGCCGAACAATTTGAACGCTTTGTTGGCCTACTGAACGACTTGGATGATGTGCAGGAAATCTACCATAACGGCGAATTCTCTGACTGA
- the cysC gene encoding adenylyl-sulfate kinase, which yields MTKQVATNVHWHHGEITRNDRARLIKQRGATLWFTGLSGSGKSTVAVALEQKLFELGHLSYRLDGDNIRLGINKNLGFSAEDRTENIRRIGEIAKLFADTGVITLSSFISPYQEDRDRVREIHAASGLPFIEVYVDCPLAEAEIRDPKGLYKKARAGEIKNFTGIDDPYEAPGQPEIHLRTAEMSVEEETDLIINYLRDNGYLGEQ from the coding sequence GTGACTAAACAGGTAGCAACCAACGTACATTGGCACCACGGTGAAATCACCCGCAACGACCGAGCTCGCCTTATTAAGCAAAGGGGTGCCACGCTCTGGTTTACTGGCCTGTCCGGTAGCGGCAAGAGTACCGTCGCAGTGGCCCTGGAGCAAAAACTGTTCGAGCTGGGGCACTTAAGTTATCGCCTGGATGGTGACAACATCCGCCTGGGCATTAATAAGAACCTGGGATTCTCTGCCGAAGACCGTACCGAGAATATTCGTCGCATTGGCGAAATTGCCAAACTGTTTGCCGACACCGGCGTTATAACCCTATCCAGTTTTATCAGCCCTTATCAGGAAGACCGCGATAGAGTACGGGAAATTCATGCGGCGTCCGGGCTTCCTTTCATTGAAGTGTATGTAGATTGCCCCTTGGCCGAAGCCGAGATACGCGATCCAAAAGGCCTTTACAAGAAAGCGCGGGCAGGTGAAATAAAGAACTTTACCGGCATCGATGACCCCTACGAGGCACCGGGCCAGCCTGAGATTCATTTACGTACCGCCGAAATGTCGGTTGAAGAGGAAACGGACTTAATCATCAACTACCTGCGCGACAACGGATACCTGGGCGAGCAGTAA
- a CDS encoding SRPBCC family protein: MRTMVIIVAAWFAVMGANAQEQEDNSQQQWHPVVESQDPGDVRTWVKAVPGASVKAFRGEVEVASSPLQVLAVLDGVEAFPQWVFQCKAAERVPGKGIYLRFNGIWPVADRDATLNSKVSVMASSVVIETNNLAGMLPERDGYVRIPELNNRFEVVQLHNGGSRIIFETFVDPGGMVPGFISNIVSKKGPLVTLNGIKIMLADRENTPVSLDQLSSIYQPVRSDLEQLLE; encoded by the coding sequence ATGAGAACAATGGTAATTATCGTTGCTGCATGGTTTGCGGTGATGGGTGCGAATGCACAGGAGCAAGAAGACAACAGCCAACAACAATGGCACCCAGTGGTAGAGAGTCAAGATCCAGGTGACGTCAGAACCTGGGTAAAAGCGGTGCCGGGGGCATCAGTGAAAGCATTTCGAGGTGAGGTGGAGGTAGCCTCTTCTCCGCTACAAGTGCTGGCTGTTCTGGATGGAGTAGAGGCGTTTCCCCAATGGGTGTTTCAATGTAAGGCAGCAGAACGTGTTCCGGGGAAGGGGATTTACTTGCGCTTTAACGGCATTTGGCCGGTTGCGGATCGTGATGCGACTTTAAACAGCAAAGTGTCCGTTATGGCGTCCAGCGTAGTGATCGAAACCAACAATTTAGCAGGGATGCTGCCTGAGCGAGATGGGTACGTCAGGATCCCTGAGCTGAATAACCGTTTTGAGGTGGTACAGCTGCATAACGGCGGCAGCCGAATTATTTTTGAGACCTTTGTTGATCCAGGCGGAATGGTGCCAGGGTTTATCTCTAATATCGTTTCAAAAAAAGGCCCTTTGGTTACATTGAATGGTATTAAAATAATGCTGGCTGATCGTGAAAACACGCCGGTCTCGCTGGATCAGTTATCATCCATTTATCAGCCAGTGCGTAGCGATTTGGAGCAGCTACTAGAGTAG
- a CDS encoding acyltransferase family protein: protein MDRRIYFLDQVRSHMMLLGIVLHAAGSYNNLPAGELWPYKSVDVHIGYSVLINLIHSFRMQVFFLVAGLFAAMLLSKRGSTGFLKHRTQRVLLPLLIFAGPLMLSCNWLFAYGAELMHRRGTIIEFSDSVHLYHLWFLYYLYIYVLLAIPLQGVLIRCFSEGRNRYVAKVLPWMLGILIALVHFAENSYLLEVPVGLNVFKGVFFQYFLFFAAGMMAFHLREEFFASVDRCWRLLAFAVLFLIMFVASVAMNAAQNEGDPNAIVWYGVIFLGLYYAFACWFVLAIYKRLCDHFSPVARYLSEASYWVYLVHLPMTVALPMLIDDWQLHHAVKFGVVLLVTLFVSLLTFHLFARSTWIGWLLNGKRRRFNLPFIHKPEKFMESKRTA from the coding sequence ATGGATCGTCGAATTTATTTTCTTGATCAAGTGCGTTCCCACATGATGTTGCTGGGGATCGTGCTGCATGCTGCCGGTAGTTACAACAATTTGCCTGCTGGAGAGCTGTGGCCTTATAAATCCGTTGATGTCCACATTGGTTATTCTGTGCTCATTAATCTGATTCATAGTTTCCGTATGCAGGTGTTCTTTCTGGTGGCAGGGTTGTTTGCTGCCATGTTGCTTAGCAAACGCGGTAGTACAGGATTCTTAAAGCACAGAACCCAGCGCGTGTTGCTCCCGCTATTGATCTTTGCCGGGCCCTTGATGTTGTCTTGCAACTGGTTGTTTGCATATGGTGCAGAGTTAATGCATCGGCGTGGCACGATCATTGAGTTTAGTGACAGCGTCCACCTTTATCATCTTTGGTTTTTATACTACCTGTATATTTATGTGTTACTGGCCATCCCGTTGCAAGGGGTTTTGATTCGGTGCTTTTCTGAAGGGCGCAACCGTTATGTGGCGAAAGTATTGCCCTGGATGCTTGGCATACTCATAGCGTTAGTGCATTTTGCCGAGAACAGTTATCTTCTGGAAGTGCCTGTAGGATTGAATGTCTTTAAAGGTGTCTTCTTTCAGTATTTTCTTTTTTTTGCAGCAGGCATGATGGCTTTTCATCTGCGAGAGGAATTCTTTGCAAGTGTTGACCGTTGCTGGCGCCTGCTTGCATTTGCCGTTTTGTTTTTGATCATGTTTGTTGCCAGTGTTGCAATGAATGCCGCTCAGAATGAGGGAGACCCTAACGCAATAGTTTGGTATGGGGTGATATTTCTTGGTTTGTACTACGCATTTGCGTGTTGGTTTGTGCTGGCAATCTACAAGCGGTTATGCGATCACTTTAGCCCGGTGGCGCGCTATTTGTCTGAGGCATCTTATTGGGTGTATTTGGTTCATTTGCCGATGACGGTAGCACTGCCGATGCTGATAGATGATTGGCAGCTTCACCACGCTGTTAAATTTGGGGTGGTATTGTTGGTTACATTGTTTGTAAGTTTATTGACCTTTCATCTGTTCGCGCGATCAACCTGGATTGGTTGGTTGTTAAATGGCAAGCGGCGTCGTTTCAATCTGCCGTTTATTCACAAGCCAGAAAAATTCATGGAGTCAAAGCGCACCGCGTAG
- a CDS encoding porin family protein, whose protein sequence is MTTTKTLIMSALMMGASSWAVAGSDSGFYVGGSLGTASVDYSENDPDIGEVNFDDDDSAYKVFAGYNFGLVPFLNIAVEGAYADFGSQEGEIANVPGFSIDSTAWAGFGLVGFDLGPIGLFAKAGMFSWDVDFDTPLGSVSESGTDPAYGLGAKIQLGSIAVRGEYELFDLDGIDIDYFSVGASFTF, encoded by the coding sequence ATGACAACGACAAAAACACTAATAATGTCCGCCCTGATGATGGGTGCTTCAAGCTGGGCCGTGGCAGGCAGCGATAGCGGGTTCTATGTTGGAGGTTCATTAGGCACCGCCAGCGTGGATTACTCTGAAAACGACCCAGATATCGGAGAAGTCAATTTTGATGATGACGACAGCGCCTACAAAGTGTTCGCTGGTTATAACTTTGGCCTGGTTCCTTTCCTGAACATTGCTGTTGAAGGCGCCTATGCTGACTTTGGGTCACAGGAAGGAGAGATCGCAAACGTCCCTGGCTTTTCAATCGATTCAACCGCCTGGGCTGGTTTTGGGTTGGTCGGGTTCGATCTTGGGCCCATAGGATTATTTGCAAAAGCCGGAATGTTTTCCTGGGATGTAGATTTTGATACCCCCTTAGGCAGCGTATCAGAATCCGGCACCGATCCAGCCTATGGCTTGGGCGCAAAAATCCAACTAGGATCAATCGCGGTCAGAGGTGAATACGAATTATTCGACCTTGATGGTATAGATATTGACTACTTCTCAGTAGGCGCTTCTTTCACCTTCTGA